Proteins co-encoded in one Conger conger chromosome 4, fConCon1.1, whole genome shotgun sequence genomic window:
- the LOC133127698 gene encoding zinc finger protein 862-like: MKGGRSLLLDVGPLFGRMTLRLETVKRWLLELQSGQDWLQCVVGVDRCFVVAIKCALCSKHKAKLEGLRNFSPAFINGIEGNSLKKDNVKKHFQSEMHQKASALDKLASRDHDLPSAMAQTAEESHLNRLFDLAYTVAKLGLPLVDFKTLARLELRHGVDLGPAAMTEQKCRQYIDYIGRATKIELIQAIQEAPYFSVAVDGSADPTMPENGMIYVLYVDRTGLPCVRFFGFCDVERVHPECLRRTVLDLFLEEGVNLEGKLVGCMADRGTIRTNVAALLQGDMPYLVSLGCASHRLEMAVKKVFYGTAFDSVNEMFFVLAKLYWACPSQLEELRALARVMQEVDTKPQQANGTRWVQHRLRATRALLQTYPMVICNLANMSVQTTLPKEKAIFQDCLKSLRSVSFVLHLLFFNETLEPIAKLSSLLQNSNVDLLYTASLVVKFYSTLEQLSRGIPQGTLGEVFKDTVKDPQTVFFNGTRLHCGAEAARAFREKLPSYAAAISECVLPRFEAMHQMEPVRCLKILQAELWPDDPAELENYGNAELQAFSRHFAKLLALNQVDVTKLLEEWEQFKWYRAESLANMSSRQVWQHVLTRERAQFLNFRHVVQILHCFPVSSVVLERGQAAVSRMMAVAGGRMFPRTLEYLTRIALEGPELDFFDPQAAVSLYCFEHMGSFIESAGRRTSLSTFSGDESPSTFSGDESSPPRKKTCFSSVECAGD, encoded by the coding sequence ATGAAGGGTGGAAGATCCCTTCTCCTGGACGTGGGGCCCCTCTTCGGCAGGATGACGCTGAGATTGGAGACTGTGAAACGGTGGCTGCTGGAGCTGCAGTCTGGCCAGGACTGGCTTCAGTGCGTAGTCGGAGTCGACAGATGCTTCGTGGTCGCGATCAAGTGCGCCCTGTGCAGCAAACACAAAGCCAAGCTGGAAGGCCTGCGGAACTTCAGCCCGGCCTTCATCAACGGCATCGAGGGGAACTCCCTGAAGAAAGACAACGTCAAGAAGCACTTTCAGAGCGAGATGCACCAGAAGGCATCTGCGCTGGATAAGCTCGCGAGCCGCGACCACGACTTGCCTTCTGCGATGGCTCAGACCGCTGAGGAGAGCCACCTCAACCGGCTCTTCGACCTTGCATACACTGTGGCCAAGTTGGGGCTGCCCTTGGTGGACTTCAAGACGCTGGCCCGGCTGGAGCTACGGCATGGCGTGGACCTGGGCCCTGCTGCCATGACGGAGCAGAAATGCAGGCAGTACATCGACTACATCGGCCGAGCCACCAAGATCGAGCTGATCCAGGCCATCCAGGAGGCCCCGTACTTTTCAGTGGCTGTGGACGGCTCTGCAGACCCCACGATGCCGGAGAACGGGATGATCTACGTGCTGTACGTGGATCGCACGGGGCTGCCCTGCGTGCGTTTCTTCGGCTTCTGCGATGTGGAGCGTGTCCATCCCGAGTGCCTGAGGCGCACTGTGCTGGACCTGTTTCTGGAGGAGGGCGTTAACCTGGAGGGGAAGCTGGTGGGCTGCATGGCGGACAGGGGCACCATCCGGACCAACGTGGCTGCGCTCCTGCAGGGGGACATGCCCTACCTGGTCTCACTCGGATGTGCAAGCCACCGCCTGGAGATGGCCGTGAAGAAAGTCTTCTACGGCACTGCCTTCGACAGTGTGAATGAGATGTTCTTCGTCCTGGCGAAGCTGTACTGGGCCTGCCCGTCTCAGCTGGAGGAACTGAGGGCCTTGGCTCGGGTAATGCAGGAAGTGGACACCAAGCCCCAGCAAGCCAACGGCACTAGATGGGTACAGCATAGGCTGCGGGCAACCAGAGCTCTTCTGCAGACTTATCCAATGGTCATCTGCAACCTGGCCAACATGTCTGTACAGACAACCCTGCCCAAGGAAAAGGCCATTTTTCAGGATTGTCTGAAGAGCCTCCGGAGTGTCAGCTTTGTCCTGCACCTGCTGTTCTTCAACGAGACGCTGGAGCCCATCGCCAAGCTTTCCAGCTTGCTACAAAACAGTAATGTGGATTTGTTGTACACAGCATCGCTGGTGGTGAAGTTCTACAGTACACTAGAGCAGCTGAGTAGGGGCATACCACAGGGGACCCTGGGCGAGGTTTTTAAGGACACCGTCAAGGATCCGCAGACAGTCTTCTTCAACGGGACCCGTCTGCACTGCGGGGCTGAGGCTGCTCGAGCCTTCAGGGAGAAGCTCCCGTCGTACGCCGCTGCCATTTCGGAGTGCGTTCTCCCGCGTTTTGAGGCCATGCACCAGATGGAGCCTGTCCGCTGCCTGAAAATCCTCCAGGCCGAGCTGTGGCCTGACGACCCAGCAGAGCTGGAGAACTATGGGAACGCCGAGCTGCAGGCGTTCAGCCGCCACTTCGCCAAACTCCTGGCCCTCAACCAGGTGGACGTCACCAAGCTGCTGGAGGAGTGGGAGCAGTTCAAGTGGTACCGGGCGGAGAGCCTAGCGAACATGTCTAGCCGGCAGGTGTGGCAGCACGTCCTGACGCGAGAGCGGGCCCAGTTCCTCAACTTCCGACACGTTGTGCAAATCCTCCACTGCTTCCCGGTTTCCAGCGTGGTGCTGGAGCGGGGCCAGGCTGCTGTTAGCCGCATGATGGCTGTCGCCGGAGGCAGGATGTTCCCCCGCACACTGGAGTACCTGACCAGAATCGCATTGGAGGGCCCCGAGCTGGATTTCTTTGACCCCCAGGCGGCAGTCAGCCTCTATTGTTTTGAGCACATGGGCTCCTTCATTGAGTCCGCAGGCAGAAGGACCTCTCTGTCCACATTCTCTGGAGATGAGTCTCCGTCCACGTTCTCTGGGGACGAGTCCAGTCCTCCCAGAAAAAAGACTTGTTTTAGCTCAGTGGAGTGTGCTGGTGACTGA